A single region of the Plantactinospora soyae genome encodes:
- a CDS encoding carbohydrate ABC transporter permease: protein MARTTSPPDRSTAAADELPARPADPGAPLGRRSDAAGLGRARAGGFVLPSLVLIVLFLVVPAVWTLYLGVTNYRLTGLAAADPQVVGLDNYVAALGDERFHTSLWLTLQFVLGSAVLGQAGLGFAIAWSLRDRRGPVRRVVEALVLLAWILPSSVVAFLWIALLDRDAGTLNALLGLPGTAWLLDHPMLSVILFNTWRGTAFSMMLYAAALQNVPPSHLETARLAGASTWQQLRDVVFPRIRGHILTNLLLISLWTFNDFTPFLITAGGPEQRSEILPVYVYKIALSGGELGFGAAISFLMLLINLVIALVYLRTLGERRKARR from the coding sequence GTGGCGCGGACAACGTCACCTCCTGATCGGAGCACGGCGGCGGCGGACGAACTGCCGGCGCGCCCGGCGGACCCGGGCGCGCCGCTGGGCCGCCGGTCCGACGCCGCCGGTCTCGGCCGGGCCCGGGCGGGCGGGTTCGTCCTGCCCAGCCTGGTGCTCATCGTGCTGTTCCTGGTCGTACCGGCGGTGTGGACCCTCTACCTCGGGGTGACCAACTACCGGTTGACCGGGCTTGCCGCGGCCGATCCGCAGGTGGTCGGGTTGGACAACTACGTCGCCGCGCTCGGCGACGAGCGGTTCCACACCTCGCTCTGGCTGACCCTCCAGTTCGTGCTCGGTTCGGCGGTGCTCGGCCAGGCCGGGCTGGGTTTCGCCATCGCCTGGTCGCTGCGGGACCGGCGCGGGCCGGTACGCCGGGTGGTGGAGGCCCTGGTGCTGCTGGCCTGGATCCTGCCCAGCTCGGTGGTCGCGTTCCTCTGGATCGCGCTGCTCGACCGCGACGCCGGCACCCTCAACGCGCTGCTCGGGCTGCCCGGGACGGCCTGGCTCCTCGATCATCCGATGCTCTCGGTCATCCTGTTCAACACCTGGCGGGGTACGGCGTTCTCGATGATGCTCTACGCCGCCGCACTGCAGAACGTGCCGCCGTCGCACCTGGAGACCGCCCGGCTGGCGGGGGCGTCCACCTGGCAGCAGCTCCGCGATGTCGTCTTTCCGCGCATCCGGGGCCACATCCTGACCAACCTGCTGCTGATCAGCCTCTGGACGTTCAACGACTTCACCCCGTTCCTGATCACGGCGGGTGGCCCGGAGCAGCGCTCCGAGATCCTTCCGGTGTACGTCTACAAGATCGCCCTCTCCGGCGGTGAGCTCGGCTTCGGCGCCGCGATCTCGTTCCTGATGCTGTTGATCAACTTGGTCATCGCCCTGGTCTACCTGCGCACCCTCGGCGAGCGGCGGAAGGCCCGGCGATGA
- a CDS encoding Gfo/Idh/MocA family protein: MTSAERIRVAVAGLGVIARTVHLPLLERRRDLFDLVAVADLSAQRTRELGQRYGVPAERRFRDGAELLDAGGFDGLLLLTSGSHGALAAAALRRGVPVCCEKPLAYTRAETVELAALTEPAGPAGSAERPGLMVGYMKQYDPAVAELARRLDDLGGAAAVHSVEVTVLHPSGERQLDYRRLPPSPADVDPDRVRALRDAADGLLRAAVGSDPSAQALYRIMINSISHDLSLLRLLTGGPSTVDHVALWPAEPAPGREPSVEISGRLPAGGRYAIRWLYLPEHPEYRETFTLHHAGGSAELVFGTPYRFDLPTTLTLRDGTDGVRQRSGFPGTASGFERELVAFHAMVTAGTPPRTGVAGGAADIATSQQVVRRFGEGTPAAVGGEAASG, translated from the coding sequence ATGACCTCGGCGGAGCGGATCAGGGTGGCGGTGGCCGGGCTGGGCGTGATCGCGCGGACGGTGCATCTGCCACTGCTGGAACGCCGCCGCGACCTGTTCGACCTGGTGGCCGTCGCCGACCTGTCGGCGCAGCGCACCCGGGAGCTGGGCCAGCGCTACGGCGTACCGGCGGAGCGCCGCTTCCGGGACGGCGCCGAACTGCTCGACGCCGGTGGATTCGACGGGCTGCTGCTGCTCACCTCGGGCTCGCACGGAGCGCTCGCCGCGGCGGCGCTGCGCCGGGGCGTACCGGTGTGCTGCGAGAAGCCGCTCGCGTACACCCGGGCCGAGACGGTCGAGCTGGCGGCGCTGACCGAGCCGGCCGGTCCGGCCGGCAGCGCCGAACGACCCGGGTTGATGGTCGGCTACATGAAGCAGTACGACCCGGCCGTCGCCGAACTGGCACGCCGGCTCGACGATCTGGGCGGCGCGGCGGCGGTGCACTCGGTCGAGGTGACGGTGCTGCATCCGAGCGGGGAGCGGCAGCTCGACTACCGCCGGCTGCCACCGTCGCCGGCCGACGTGGACCCGGACCGGGTCCGGGCGCTCCGCGACGCCGCCGACGGGCTGTTGCGGGCCGCGGTCGGGTCGGATCCGTCCGCCCAGGCGCTGTACCGGATCATGATCAACAGCATCTCGCACGACCTGTCACTGCTCCGGCTGCTCACCGGCGGCCCGTCCACGGTGGACCACGTGGCGCTCTGGCCGGCCGAGCCGGCGCCGGGGCGGGAGCCGTCGGTGGAGATCAGTGGTCGGCTGCCGGCCGGCGGGCGGTACGCCATCCGCTGGTTGTACCTGCCGGAGCATCCGGAGTACCGGGAGACGTTCACCCTGCACCACGCCGGGGGCTCGGCCGAACTGGTCTTCGGAACGCCGTACCGGTTCGACCTGCCGACCACCCTGACGCTGCGGGACGGGACCGACGGCGTGCGGCAACGGTCCGGATTCCCGGGTACGGCCTCGGGGTTCGAGCGGGAACTGGTCGCCTTCCACGCGATGGTCACGGCCGGCACGCCGCCCCGGACCGGTGTGGCCGGCGGCGCGGCCGACATCGCGACGAGTCAGCAGGTGGTCCGTCGGTTCGGGGAAGGAACTCCGGCGGCGGTGGGCGGAGAGGCGGCGAGCGGATGA
- a CDS encoding ABC transporter ATP-binding protein, which produces MSAITLSRLTKVYPGGVRALDALDLSISDGEFFALLGPSGCGKTTLLRTIAGLEVATGGTVEIGGRNVTNLQPGVRDVAMVFQDYALFPHMTVQDNIAYPLRIKKVGRAARQDKAAETAAELGLSALLDRRPAQLSGGQQQRVALARAMACHPQVFLLDEPLSNLDARLRLEARTFLKRLQRELGVTCVFVTHDQAEALALADRIAVMDGGRIRQVGTPVEVFRRPANTFVAGFIGSTPMNLLDAEVTGDGITVAGVRLAVPEAARGLVADGDQVVYGVRPEYLDLHAEAVDGALAGQVVVVENLGSSSLVSLDLPGADGSAGVSCQVVVPEGREPSLGATGWVLPREGRSLLYRDGELLGAPRPAPVAGVPA; this is translated from the coding sequence ATGTCCGCGATCACCCTGAGTCGACTGACCAAGGTCTACCCGGGCGGCGTCCGGGCCCTGGACGCGCTGGACCTGTCCATCTCCGACGGCGAGTTCTTCGCGTTGCTCGGGCCGTCCGGCTGTGGCAAGACCACGTTGCTGCGGACGATCGCCGGCCTGGAGGTGGCCACTGGCGGGACCGTCGAGATCGGCGGGCGGAACGTCACCAACCTCCAACCGGGCGTCCGCGACGTGGCCATGGTCTTCCAGGACTACGCCCTGTTCCCGCACATGACGGTCCAGGACAACATCGCCTACCCGCTGCGGATCAAGAAGGTGGGCCGGGCCGCCCGGCAGGACAAGGCCGCCGAGACCGCCGCCGAACTGGGCCTGTCCGCACTGCTCGACCGGCGTCCCGCCCAGCTCTCCGGCGGTCAGCAGCAGCGGGTCGCGCTGGCCCGGGCGATGGCCTGCCATCCGCAGGTGTTCCTGCTCGACGAGCCGTTGTCCAACCTGGACGCCCGGCTCCGGCTGGAGGCCCGGACCTTTCTCAAGCGGTTGCAGCGGGAACTCGGGGTCACCTGCGTCTTCGTCACCCACGACCAGGCCGAGGCGCTGGCCTTGGCCGACCGGATCGCGGTGATGGACGGCGGCCGGATCCGTCAGGTCGGCACCCCGGTCGAGGTGTTCCGGCGGCCGGCGAACACCTTCGTGGCCGGGTTCATCGGCTCCACCCCGATGAACCTGCTCGACGCCGAGGTGACCGGCGACGGGATCACCGTCGCCGGGGTCCGGCTCGCCGTGCCCGAGGCGGCCCGTGGCCTGGTCGCCGACGGCGACCAGGTCGTCTACGGAGTACGCCCGGAGTACCTCGACCTGCACGCCGAGGCGGTGGACGGCGCCCTGGCCGGCCAGGTCGTAGTGGTGGAGAACCTGGGCAGCAGCTCGCTGGTCTCGCTGGACCTTCCCGGTGCCGACGGATCGGCCGGCGTCAGCTGTCAGGTCGTGGTGCCGGAGGGCCGGGAACCGTCGCTCGGGGCCACCGGCTGGGTGCTGCCCCGGGAGGGACGTTCGCTGCTCTACCGGGACGGGGAACTCCTCGGTGCGCCCCGACCGGCTCCGGTGGCCGGGGTGCCGGCGTGA
- a CDS encoding CehA/McbA family metallohydrolase codes for MSARRTVHRGRWTLDDRAAEVLRSVPVEVPAGTAALTVRLDYPRTAGVLDLGCQGAAGFRGWSGGARDGYTVAVDWATPGYLPGALEPGQWQVLLRLHRIPPEGLAYELTVTTDPDRPAPPEVPAVPPVPDRPAGRSLPTVDGLRWLAGDLHAHTVHSDGTSTVPELAALAAGRGLDFLAVTDHNTVSHHPELPPAGARYGITLLPGQEVTTDRGHANVFGPVGWIDFREPPDEWVVAAERGGGAISINHPLGADCAWRHPLQNRPRLAEVWHSGWWDRTWGAPLAWAQSWRPDVVPVGGSDFHRPGDGPVIGSPTTWLLAEPDDLLGGVRAGRTAVSAGPDAPLLLRVGDEFLALDADGTVLVRPDGGRRVVHGDRVLLPGADGLHLLESYRTEVVALCA; via the coding sequence GTGAGCGCCCGGCGTACGGTGCACCGAGGGCGGTGGACCCTCGACGACCGGGCGGCCGAGGTGCTCCGGTCGGTGCCGGTGGAGGTCCCGGCCGGTACGGCTGCCCTGACGGTACGGCTGGACTATCCGCGTACCGCCGGAGTCCTGGATCTCGGCTGCCAGGGAGCGGCGGGCTTCCGGGGCTGGTCGGGCGGCGCCCGGGACGGCTACACCGTGGCCGTGGACTGGGCGACCCCCGGCTACCTGCCCGGCGCCCTGGAGCCTGGGCAGTGGCAGGTGCTGCTGCGGCTGCACCGGATCCCGCCGGAGGGCCTGGCGTACGAGCTGACCGTGACGACCGATCCGGATCGCCCGGCGCCACCCGAGGTCCCCGCCGTGCCGCCCGTCCCCGATCGCCCGGCCGGCCGGTCACTTCCGACCGTCGACGGGCTGCGCTGGCTCGCCGGCGACCTGCACGCGCACACCGTGCACAGCGACGGGACCAGCACCGTTCCCGAACTCGCCGCGCTGGCCGCCGGCCGGGGACTGGACTTCCTGGCGGTCACCGACCACAACACGGTGAGCCACCATCCGGAACTACCTCCGGCCGGCGCCCGATACGGCATCACGCTGCTGCCCGGCCAGGAGGTGACCACGGACCGGGGTCACGCCAACGTCTTCGGGCCGGTGGGCTGGATCGACTTCCGGGAGCCGCCGGACGAGTGGGTGGTCGCGGCGGAGCGGGGCGGCGGGGCGATCTCCATCAACCATCCGCTCGGCGCCGACTGCGCGTGGCGGCATCCGCTGCAGAACCGGCCCCGGCTGGCCGAGGTCTGGCACTCCGGCTGGTGGGACCGGACCTGGGGTGCGCCGTTGGCCTGGGCCCAGTCCTGGCGGCCCGATGTCGTACCGGTGGGCGGCAGCGACTTTCACCGTCCCGGGGACGGTCCGGTGATCGGCTCGCCCACCACCTGGCTGCTGGCCGAGCCCGACGACCTGCTCGGCGGGGTGCGGGCCGGTCGTACCGCCGTGTCGGCCGGGCCGGACGCACCGCTGCTGCTGCGGGTCGGCGACGAGTTTCTCGCGCTGGACGCCGACGGCACCGTCCTGGTACGCCCCGACGGCGGTCGCCGGGTGGTGCACGGTGACCGGGTGCTGCTGCCCGGGGCCGACGGGTTGCACCTGCTCGAGTCGTACCGGACGGAGGTGGTCGCGCTGTGCGCGTGA
- a CDS encoding extracellular solute-binding protein, giving the protein MSVRRTRTGGALAAVATLVLAATACGDSAEPAGRDAKDITLTISDNAIAGGKNSRSADWIQNWVIPKFVEAQKAKGVTAKVTFVPSGVDDEQYKTKLALDLRARSGSDVISIDGIWVGEFAQAGYLKPLSEVAGAETDGWAGWAQIPETVQGLGSFEEKRYAIPIGTDGRLLYYNKKLFAQAGLPADWQPRSWQEILDAGAKLKTLSGVTPIQINAGTAMGEATSMQGALPLLAGAGGEVFANGKWTGASQPTRDMLDFYARVYGGGLGDPLLQQEAKGRDKSFQRFAEGKIGILGEGDYFWRSVIEPKAGIAKMADRDSAVGYALIPARTPGAGIRGQDFVSMSGGSVRTLNPNSKFPHQAFELLSFMHSAEAVKAELGDVPRLTARTDVNTEMLAGDPMLRFVAEKILPITAARPPLAVYPQVSVALQEATAAVVGGTAPDAAAAAYQKKLEGLVGGADNVTS; this is encoded by the coding sequence ATGTCAGTTCGACGCACGCGCACGGGAGGCGCGCTCGCCGCGGTGGCCACGCTGGTGCTGGCCGCCACCGCCTGCGGGGACTCCGCGGAGCCGGCGGGCCGGGACGCCAAGGACATCACCCTGACCATCAGCGACAACGCGATCGCCGGTGGCAAGAACTCCCGCAGTGCCGACTGGATTCAGAACTGGGTGATCCCGAAGTTCGTCGAGGCACAGAAGGCCAAGGGCGTCACCGCGAAGGTGACCTTCGTGCCCAGTGGGGTCGACGACGAGCAGTACAAGACCAAGCTCGCCCTGGACCTGCGGGCCAGGTCCGGCAGCGACGTGATCTCCATCGACGGCATCTGGGTGGGCGAGTTCGCCCAGGCCGGCTACCTGAAGCCACTGTCCGAGGTGGCCGGTGCCGAAACCGACGGCTGGGCGGGCTGGGCCCAGATCCCGGAGACGGTGCAGGGGCTGGGCAGCTTCGAGGAGAAGCGGTACGCCATCCCGATCGGCACCGACGGCCGGCTGCTGTACTACAACAAGAAGCTCTTCGCCCAGGCCGGCCTGCCCGCCGACTGGCAACCGCGCAGTTGGCAGGAGATCCTCGACGCGGGCGCGAAGCTCAAGACACTGTCCGGCGTCACGCCGATCCAGATCAACGCCGGTACGGCGATGGGTGAGGCGACCAGCATGCAGGGCGCGCTTCCCCTGCTGGCCGGGGCCGGCGGCGAGGTCTTCGCCAACGGCAAGTGGACCGGCGCCAGCCAGCCGACCCGGGACATGCTCGACTTCTACGCCAGGGTCTACGGCGGCGGGCTCGGCGACCCGCTGTTGCAACAGGAGGCGAAGGGGCGGGACAAGTCGTTCCAGCGGTTCGCCGAAGGCAAGATCGGCATCCTCGGCGAGGGTGACTACTTCTGGCGCAGCGTGATCGAGCCGAAGGCCGGGATCGCCAAGATGGCCGACCGGGACAGCGCGGTCGGGTACGCGCTGATTCCGGCCAGGACACCGGGCGCGGGCATCCGGGGCCAGGACTTCGTCAGCATGTCCGGCGGCAGCGTACGGACGCTGAACCCGAACTCCAAGTTCCCGCATCAGGCGTTCGAGCTGCTCAGCTTCATGCACTCGGCCGAGGCGGTGAAGGCCGAGTTGGGTGACGTACCCCGGCTCACCGCCCGGACCGACGTCAACACCGAGATGCTGGCCGGCGATCCGATGCTCCGGTTCGTGGCCGAGAAGATCCTGCCGATCACTGCCGCCCGGCCACCGCTGGCGGTCTATCCGCAGGTGTCGGTGGCGCTTCAGGAGGCCACCGCGGCGGTGGTCGGGGGCACGGCGCCGGACGCCGCGGCTGCCGCGTACCAGAAGAAGTTGGAGGGTCTGGTCGGTGGCGCGGACAACGTCACCTCCTGA
- a CDS encoding sugar phosphate isomerase/epimerase family protein, translating into MRVTTDVPEPGDRLVAFGASTPGARGSGAVPAIDMPVPLASARPVPVASDWRVRVANAPVSFGIYRADSAPLGPEDLLAGLAGAGYRGVDSGPIGYLGTGVRLARRLDRAGLGLAGGWVDLRFADPDGFAADLPGLDAALDVFAAVPVDDDRFAPRPTLACPGTPARFARPGLPVDPALALPAGMWPDFATRVQRAADRCRERGFEPVFHYHLGTDVETGAEADRLLELTDVSVCLDTGHLWLAGGDPVAAVRRWGARIRQVHVKDADRTTHGRVRAAGGGLAEVVAAGGFCRLGAGGVDVAGVLAALREVGYTGWLVVEQDAPAGRPDVPAMLAEQRANRAYLRGLGLP; encoded by the coding sequence GTGCGCGTGACGACGGACGTGCCGGAGCCCGGCGACCGACTGGTGGCCTTCGGCGCCTCGACCCCGGGCGCCCGCGGATCCGGTGCCGTACCGGCGATCGACATGCCGGTTCCGCTGGCTTCGGCGAGGCCCGTTCCGGTGGCTTCCGACTGGCGGGTCCGGGTCGCGAACGCACCGGTCAGCTTCGGCATCTACCGGGCGGACTCGGCACCGCTGGGCCCGGAAGACCTGCTCGCCGGACTCGCCGGGGCGGGATACCGGGGCGTCGACAGTGGACCGATCGGCTACCTCGGCACCGGCGTACGGCTCGCCCGGCGGCTGGACCGGGCCGGGCTCGGCCTGGCCGGTGGCTGGGTCGACCTGCGGTTCGCCGATCCGGACGGGTTCGCCGCCGACCTGCCCGGCCTGGACGCCGCGCTGGACGTCTTCGCCGCCGTGCCCGTCGACGACGACCGGTTCGCGCCCCGGCCGACGCTGGCCTGCCCCGGCACTCCGGCCCGGTTCGCCCGGCCCGGCCTTCCGGTCGACCCGGCCCTGGCCCTGCCGGCCGGGATGTGGCCGGACTTCGCCACCCGGGTGCAACGGGCCGCCGACCGGTGCCGGGAGCGCGGGTTCGAGCCGGTGTTCCACTACCACCTCGGCACCGACGTGGAGACCGGGGCGGAGGCGGACCGGCTGCTGGAGCTGACCGACGTCTCGGTGTGCCTGGACACCGGTCACCTCTGGTTGGCCGGCGGCGACCCGGTGGCGGCGGTACGTCGCTGGGGCGCACGGATCCGCCAGGTGCACGTCAAGGACGCCGATCGGACCACGCACGGCCGGGTCCGGGCGGCCGGCGGTGGACTGGCCGAGGTGGTGGCGGCCGGCGGGTTCTGCCGGCTGGGCGCGGGCGGGGTGGACGTCGCCGGAGTGCTCGCCGCGCTGCGCGAGGTCGGCTACACCGGCTGGCTGGTGGTGGAGCAGGATGCTCCGGCGGGGCGCCCCGACGTGCCCGCGATGCTGGCCGAGCAGCGGGCCAACCGGGCGTACCTGCGCGGGCTGGGCCTGCCATGA
- a CDS encoding carbohydrate ABC transporter permease, translating to MTGSWRGALALIGRYTFVSVVLGFFALPLLWLATAPFDRTPTITTSLPEFTLDNFRALLDNPYAVRSLWNSIVLAGGTAILVVTFAALAAYALSRVRIPGRDALLYGLLLLSSIVTGTATMVPLFELAFRLNLIDSQLGVILILSGGLLPAAIFILKDFMDSTPTSYEESARVFGASPLQIVRHIVLPVVRPGLATVAVWAVAGVWGNFLVPFLLLRSPDKAPAAVIMYTLYTEGGQANLALLSTFSLLYSLPVVLMFVFVSSRYGFRFHGGIKR from the coding sequence ATGACGGGCAGCTGGCGGGGTGCGCTGGCCCTGATCGGCCGCTACACCTTCGTCTCCGTGGTGCTCGGCTTCTTCGCCCTGCCGCTGCTCTGGCTGGCCACCGCACCGTTCGACCGGACACCGACGATCACCACCTCGCTGCCCGAGTTCACCCTGGACAACTTCCGGGCCCTGCTGGACAACCCGTACGCGGTCCGGTCCCTGTGGAACTCGATCGTGCTGGCCGGCGGTACGGCAATCCTGGTGGTGACGTTCGCGGCGCTGGCCGCGTACGCGCTGAGCCGGGTCCGGATACCGGGCCGGGACGCACTCCTGTACGGCCTGCTGCTGCTCTCCTCGATCGTCACCGGTACGGCGACCATGGTGCCGCTGTTCGAGCTGGCGTTCCGGCTGAACCTGATCGACTCCCAGTTGGGCGTGATCCTGATCCTCAGCGGCGGGCTGCTGCCGGCGGCCATCTTCATCCTGAAGGACTTCATGGACTCGACCCCGACGTCGTACGAGGAGTCGGCCCGGGTCTTCGGGGCGAGCCCGTTGCAGATCGTCCGGCACATCGTGCTGCCGGTGGTCCGACCCGGCCTGGCCACGGTGGCGGTCTGGGCGGTGGCCGGCGTCTGGGGCAACTTCCTGGTGCCGTTCCTGCTGCTGCGTAGCCCGGACAAGGCTCCGGCAGCGGTGATCATGTACACCCTCTACACCGAGGGGGGCCAGGCGAATCTCGCGCTGCTCTCCACCTTCTCGCTGCTCTACTCGCTGCCGGTCGTGCTCATGTTCGTCTTCGTGAGCAGTCGGTACGGCTTCCGGTTCCACGGAGGGATCAAGCGCTGA